GCTGCTTTCTGTAAAACAGCCAAATTTCTTGAGAGCTAATTCTTACCAGTACGGGGTGAGAAAATAGGCCGGAAGCTTGAGGGAAAATTTCATAAGGCTCTGACCATCTTCCTTCCCTGGTCACAACGCCTTCCTATTAGCTTGTTGCTATCGCAATCTTGCCAAACAACAAGAAGACGTCCCCCAGTCTCTACAATTGTCGACATTCCTGAAGTCCTGTTATCAGAAGATAACCAGCACTCCTCACAGGGCGGATAAGTTTCTCCTGCATGTAAACCTACAGGGAAAAAGAATATGAAACCAATCCAACCCTTCCACATAAATGCCACCTAAAAATAGAAAGTAGGCAGCATGTTATAAAAATTTTAGAGTTTTTTGTAATGTGTAAAAACACACCCTCTCTACAACGTCTTAATACACAGAAGGGAAATCTGTTTTCCCTCTGAAAACACGATAAATGTACACACCATAAGCAACAATAAACGGCAAGCCCACCAGTACAATGACTAATAAGCTTTGTAAAGTTTTTGTGCTTGCTGCTGCATTATAAATCGTATAGCTATTCTCAGGGTCTACCGTAGAAAATAAGATATTTGGGAAAACCAACGTCACGGAAGATAAGATTAAAAGAAGTAAATTCAACGAAGAATAGAGAAAAGCACAGCCATAACGTTCTCGAGATAGGCAAGTTTTAGTTGCAAAACAACAACCTAAGGTCATAGCCAATAAAAGAGTCAACAGAGGATATGTAGGGACACCAGAAAAATGACCTACTTGGAAAGAGTTTCCATGTATTTGCGGTATCATGGCAAGTGTAGCACTAATTAACAGGAGATAAACCACTAAAAATGCTGACAAAACATATGGAAAGTGTTTAACAATACGCTGTTGTAATTCACCGGTAGTTTTCATTGAAACGAAAGTGATACCGTGAATTGCAAAAGCACAAACAACAAGAGCTCCACACAACAACGTGTAGGGGCGGAAAAAGAGTACCCATGATAATGAAGAATACGGAGTGGTAGGAGAGAGAGGTAATCCTAAGACCATATTCCCTACTATGACACCTAGGAAAAAGCTAATCGCTATTCCTGATATGCAGAAGGTAACATCCCAAAAAGATTTCCATTTTGCTGACTCGGTCTTACTACGAAACTCTAAAGAACATCCCCGAAAGATATAAAGCAAAACTAAAGTCCATATTGGCATATAGAAAATAGATAATAATGCGCCATAAGCTGGGGGAAATCCTGCAAAAAGTCCGCCAAAAATAATAATGAGCCAAACCTCATTACCGTCCCAAATAGGTCCTATAGAGTTAAGTAATACGCGTCGTTCTTCATCTGCACGAGAGATATAATAGATGGTACTCAAACCTAAATCAAAACCATCTCCTAAAGAATAAGCAAATACTGCAACCACCAGTATAACATACCAAGCTATGGGCAACATCGAAGCTAATGAAAATTCCATGATTATACTCCCACCTCATTAAGATCGTTTTGATCTGGTCCTCGTTGTATTTTTTTACATAAAAGAAAGAGAAATAAAGATAAGAGACAAACAAACACCAAACTAAATAAAATCAGAGACTGAATGACTTGTTCTCCGCGGATTATAGGAGAAACAGCGTCCTTAGTTTTCAATAAGCCATAAACAACCCAAGGTTGTCTTCCCATTTCTGCAGCAAACCAACCCACTTCATTACATACCTCAGGGCAGAGAACAGAAAAGGAAAGTATGGATAAAAAGAAAGGTCGTACTGCCCAACGTCGTTTCTTATAGGCGAACCAGGAAATGACCGCCAAAATAACCATAAGCCCCCAAAGCATGACCATCAGATGGTAAAATTGGAACACAAGTTGTACGTTAGGCCACTCATCTTGTGGAATTTGATCTAAACCTGTTACTGGTGTCTTAGTATTTCTATGCACTAAGAACGAAAGACCTCCGGGAATAGGCAAGCCTATCACTCTTTGGTTTTTTACATCTACGTAACCAAACAAATAAATGGGGCTATATTCTTCCGTTTTGAATAAACCTTCAAAAGCAGCTAATTTTGCAGGTTGCCTTTTAGCAACACCACGTGCTGTAACATCCGCAGACCATAACTGCAAAATGAGTACGATAATACCCACCACTGCACCTAACTTTAATCCCTTACGGGCAAATTCTATGTGGCGTTGTTTGCGCAAATAATACGCACTTACGCTGATCACTAGGAAAATACCAGAGAGCCACGTGCCCAATACCACATGAATATAGCGCTCTATACTTGAAGGCGAGAAGACGACTTGCCAAAACGAAGTCATCATAGGAACTAGTTTTCCGTTATGCATGGCCATTTCATAACCGGAAGGCGTTTGCATCCAAGAGTTAGCACACACTATCCAGAAAGCACTCATGTGCGCTCCCAAAGCGACCATACACGTAGAGAAGAAATGCATTTTCTTAGAAACTTTATGACGCCCAAATAACAATATGCCTAAAAAACCTGACTCTAAGAAAAAAGCAAAAACGCCTTCACTACCTAAAAGTGTTCCAAACACGTTCCCCGTATATTCAGAAAACCTTGACCAGTTAGATCCAAAGGAAAAAATTTGCATGATTCCAGTGACAACGCCAATAACAAATGTTAAAGCAAATATACCAATCCAAAACCAAGTCATT
Above is a genomic segment from Chlamydia abortus containing:
- the cydB gene encoding cytochrome d ubiquinol oxidase subunit II; this encodes MEFSLASMLPIAWYVILVVAVFAYSLGDGFDLGLSTIYYISRADEERRVLLNSIGPIWDGNEVWLIIIFGGLFAGFPPAYGALLSIFYMPIWTLVLLYIFRGCSLEFRSKTESAKWKSFWDVTFCISGIAISFFLGVIVGNMVLGLPLSPTTPYSSLSWVLFFRPYTLLCGALVVCAFAIHGITFVSMKTTGELQQRIVKHFPYVLSAFLVVYLLLISATLAMIPQIHGNSFQVGHFSGVPTYPLLTLLLAMTLGCCFATKTCLSRERYGCAFLYSSLNLLLLILSSVTLVFPNILFSTVDPENSYTIYNAAASTKTLQSLLVIVLVGLPFIVAYGVYIYRVFRGKTDFPSVY
- a CDS encoding cytochrome ubiquinol oxidase subunit I, which encodes MDTVILSRIQFGLFIAFHYLFVPLSMGLSMMLILMEGLYLITKKNIYKQMTWFWIGIFALTFVIGVVTGIMQIFSFGSNWSRFSEYTGNVFGTLLGSEGVFAFFLESGFLGILLFGRHKVSKKMHFFSTCMVALGAHMSAFWIVCANSWMQTPSGYEMAMHNGKLVPMMTSFWQVVFSPSSIERYIHVVLGTWLSGIFLVISVSAYYLRKQRHIEFARKGLKLGAVVGIIVLILQLWSADVTARGVAKRQPAKLAAFEGLFKTEEYSPIYLFGYVDVKNQRVIGLPIPGGLSFLVHRNTKTPVTGLDQIPQDEWPNVQLVFQFYHLMVMLWGLMVILAVISWFAYKKRRWAVRPFFLSILSFSVLCPEVCNEVGWFAAEMGRQPWVVYGLLKTKDAVSPIIRGEQVIQSLILFSLVFVCLLSLFLFLLCKKIQRGPDQNDLNEVGV